Genomic window (Longimicrobiales bacterium):
TGCTTCTTCGCCGTTATGTCCCCCAGTATCACGGGATTGCACTGATCTGGTTCGTCCGCGTGGCGGCGCAGCTGAATTCACGCGCTGCAGTCGCCGTTCCAGATTTGTCCGGTGAGTCGACGCGCATGATGGCTGCATGCGCGCGCCGGCGGGGAGCCGCGCTCGACCCTCGACCGCTCGCTCTGGACCTTTCCCGGGTCACCGGACGGGTTGTATAATCGGCTCGAGACCCCTCCGCCCCCCATTCCGCAACCGCCCCGCGTCTGTCCCGACGCTGGCGGGCAGCATCATGAGCACTGGCATGTACGACACCCCGGAGGCACAACGATACCGCCCCACGCCGCGGCGAACCGACGCCCTCTTCGACGGCCCGGGGGAGATGCGGGAGCTGTGCCGGGCGCTGGACTGGTCCGCAACGCCGCTGGGTCCCGTGGCGAGATGGCCGGTGAGCCTGCGTACGATCGTGGGCAGCGTGCTCGGGTCGCGCAACCCCATGTTCCTGTTCTGGGGCCCCGAGCTGATCCAGATCTACAACGACGCGTATCGGCCGAGCCTGGGTGGCGGGGATGGAAGCAGGAGCCGGCATCCGCAGGCGCTGGGAATGCGCGGTCGGGAGTTCTGGACGGACATCTGGGATACGATCGGCCCGCAGATCGACCAGGTGATGGCGACAGGTGTGGCCACGTGGCACGAGGATCAGTATCTGCCTATCGAGCGGGACGGCCATCTGGACGATGTATGGTGGACGTACAGCTACGGCCCGGTGCACGATGATGATGGCCGCATCAACGGAGTGCTGGTGGTGTGCCAGGAGACCACGCAGAGGATTCTCGCGGAACAGGCACTGCGCCGGAGCGAGGCCCGTCTGCGTGCGATCTTCGACAGCACGTACGAATACATCGGTCTTGTGACGCCGGACGGCTCGGTACTGGACTGCAATCGGGCATCGCTGGAGTTCGTCGGCAACCGGCGCGAGGACGTGATCGGCGGAAAGTTGTGGGAGACGCCGTGGTTCGCGCAGACGCCGGGCGCGGCCGAGCGGGTGCGGCAGGGTGTGGCCTGGGCAGCCGCGGGTGAGTTCGTGCGATACGAGGCGACGCTCGAGCGCCCGCCGCGCGACCCGGTCACATTCGACTTCTCGTTGCATCCGGTCCGCAACGCAGACGGCGCGGTGGAGTTGATCGTCCCTGAGGGGCGCGACATCAGCGAGCGCAAGCGTGCCGAGGAAGAGCGCGAGCATCTGCTGGGTGCGCTCGAGGTGGAGCGCTCGCGACTGGCTGAAGTCTTCCGGCAGGCGCCCTCCTTCCTCGCGGTCATGCGCGGACCGGATCACGTGTTGGAGCTCGCCAACGACGCGTATTACGCGATGGTGGGCCACCGCAGCATCATCGGCCTGCCGATCGCCGAGGCGCTGCCGGAAGTGCGCGATCAGGGCTTCATCGATCTGCTCGATCAGGTCCTGGCCACGGGCGAGCCGTACATTGGCCGCGAAGTCCGCATCCGTCTCGTGCGCCGGCCCGGCGGCGAGCCGGAAGAGCGGTTCGTCGATTTTGCGTATCAGCCGATCCGGGAGGAGGACGGCACGTGCTCGGGCATCATTGCGCACGGCCATGACGTAACGGCGCAGGTGATCTCACGGCGGGAAGTGGAGCGGCTGCTGGCGGAGAGTGAGAGGGCGCGCGCGGAAGCGGAATCAGCGAATCGCATCAAGTCGCAGTTTCTCACCACCATGAGCCACGAGCTGCGTACGCCGCTGAACGCGATCGGCGGCTACACGGAGCTGTTGCAGATAGGCATCGATGCACCGATGAGCGAGAGGCAGCTGCAGTTTCTCGACCGCATCCAGCAGAGCCAGCGTCACCTGCTCGGACTGATCAATGAGGTTTTGAACTTCGCGAAGCTCGAGACCGGTACGATCTGCTACGACATCGCGGATGTCCCCGTTCATGGTGTGCTCAGCGCTGCGAAGGCGCTGGTGGAGCCGCAGGCGCGGGCGAAGGACCTCGACCTTCAGATCGGCGAATGTCCCGGCACGCTCGTCGCACGCGCGGATGCGGAGAAGATGCGCCAGATCGTCATCAACCTGCTGTCCAACGCCGTCAAGTTCACGGACGCCGGCGGCCGGATCACGGTCAGTGCGACGGGCGACGATCGTGAGATCCGGGTGATGGTGAGCGACACGGGTATCGGCATCGAAGCGGACCAGCTCGAGGCGATTTTCGGCGCATTCGTCCAGGTCCGCGGCGACCTGACCCGTCCCTATGAGGGCACCGGGCTGGGCCTGGCGATCAGCCGTGACCTCGCGCGCGGCATGCGCGGCGACCTGACCGTGCGGAGTACCCCCGGCACGGGCAGCACCTTCACGCTGGTGCTCCCCGCCGCGCCGTGACGAGCCGCCCCGCCGCGCGGTGACCACCGGCCTCCGCGTACCGGGCCGTCCGTCCGAAGTGGTTCGCATGTTGCTTGGGTCCCAAGACCGTCCACGGCAGTCCCCGTGTAAACCGTACGAACAAGGATCCGGAGCGACATGCACTATGCGGACTGGATCGTCCTGGCGATCTACATCGCCACGATGGTGGGGATCGGTTTCTGGGCCAATCGAAAGCAGACGGATACCGAGGCATACTTCGTCGGCAATCGCAACATCCGCTGGTGGGCGGCCGGCCTCTCCATCATCGCCACTTCCTTCTCCGCCGCCTCCATTCTGGGCGTGCCCGGCTACGCCTATGCGGGCGACATGTGGTACCTGCAGTACCAGCTAGGTGACTTCCTCGGTGCCGCCATTGTCATCGTACTGTTCATCCCGTTCTTCCATCGCATCCGCGGACTCACCACTGCCTACGAGTACCTCGAGGTACGCTTCGACCTGAAGACGCGCCTGCTGGGCTCATCGCTCTTCGTGCTGACGGTGCTCCTGCGCGCGGGCACGCTGCTGTTCGGCGCAGCGCTTCTGTTTTCGGCCGTGGTGCCGACCGACTTCATACCGGGTCTCACAGGCGTCGAGGAGGCGGTAGTCTTCTTCGGCATCATCGCGATCATCTACACGGTGCTCGGCGGTATCTCCGCCGTGATCTGGACGGACGTCATACAGTTCACGATCATGAGCCTGGGCATCTTCGCGTCCATGGCGGTGGTGGTGCTGTCGACGCCCGGCGGCTGGGGCCTGGCCTTCGAGCAGGCGGGCGCGGCCGGCAAGCTCGACATCATCCACACGGAGGACATTCTGGGCGGCCAGGGCCTGCTCACCGCCATCTTCGGGTACGGCCTGCTGGCGCTGTCGCTGTTCGGCACCAACCAGCAACCGGTCCAGCGCTACATGACGGTTAAGAACCCGCGCGAGGCGCAGAAGAGCCTGATGCTCGGGATCGTCGCCGGCGCGATCGGCGTCACGCTGTCGCTGCTGCTCGGCGTGTTCATGTTCATCTTCTACGAGCACTTCCCGACGCTGCTCCCGGCCGACGCGACGTCCGACCAGGTCGTGCCGCACTTCATCAACACCCAGGTGCCGCCGATCCTGACCGGCCTGCTGGTCGCGGCCGTGTTCGCCGCGGCGATGTCGAGCCTCGACTCCGCGCTGAACTCACTCTCCGCCGCGCTCACGGTCGACTTCCTCAAGCGGTTCCGACCGGCGGTATCCGACGCCGGCCGCCTGACGTTCGCGAAGTTCGTCGTGGTCACGGCGGGACTGCTCGGGATCGTCATTGGGATCTACGCGGCACGGACGGAAGAGTCGCTGATCGATCTCATCCTGACCTTCATGGGGTATTTTGCGGGTGGCCTGCTCGGCCTGTTCCTGCTGGGCATGCTGACGAAGCGCGCCAACGGCACGGGTGCCTTCACCGGCGCCATCATCGGCACCCTGGTCGTGCTGATGATGACGGAGAACGACTTCCCGCTGCCCCACATGTACGAGTGGCTGGGCATCGGACCGATCCCGTTCATCTGGTCGACCGGCCTCGGGCTCCTGGTAACCCTCAGCACCGGCTACCTCTTCTCGCTCGCCGGGCCGCGCGTGCCGCCCGACCGGCTGGAGAACACCACGCTGAACTGGACGCGCGCCTGAAGGCCGCCCGCATCGCCCCGCCCCTGTCCCGGGGGACGGGGCGAGCCCGGGCACCTCCTCTCTCCGCACGCGTCGCCTCCCCCGTTACGGCTCGGCCGGCTGTCGGCTGAGGGGTTTTCCCTACACGTCCGCCTCGATTGTGCGGGAGAATTCTCCCGCCCCCGAGTCCTGCGCCTGACTGTGGACCCGGTGCAGGCGTCCCACCTTTCGCCACCTGAGGCAGGCTCCATCACCTGCACCCGCCCGCTCCCGCGGGCGCCGCACCCCGACCGGAGATGTGATCCATGGGCAAGCCGAGAGTTGTGCTGCAGCGTATTGCCGGAGTCCTGGTATTGACGCTGGGCGCCTGTGCGTCGGCTACGCAGCAGGCCCCGGTTTCTATTGAACGCGCGTCGACCTCCCCGCCAGTCGTCACGGCCGAAGCCGCGGTAAACCAGGCGCTCACGCCGCCCCAGTCCGCCGTGCGCACCGCGGCGCACATCGAGCTCAGCGGAACCGAGCTCGGGACGATGTGGACGTTCGAGAACCCGCCGCTCGAGCATTGGGCCAGCGCCTACGGGTTCCGGCCAACGCAGGAGTGGCTGGACAGGGTCCGGCTCTCGTCGGTGAAGATCCCGGGCTGCTCCGCGTCCTTCGTATCAGAGAACGGCCTCATCCTGACGAACCATCACTGTGCCCGCGGCTGCGTCGCTTCGAATTCCACGCCCGACATGGATTACGTCACGCAGGGATTCTACGCCGCGTCCCGCGAGGAGGAGAAAGTCTGCCCGAACGCGTACGCGGATGTGCTCACGGGTATCGAGGACGTCACGGCGCGCGTGCGCGCGGTCGAGTCACCGGAGCTCACGAACCCCGAGATCGCGGCGGCCACGCAGCGTGTCGTCGCGGAGATCACGAACGAATGCCAGCAGGATGGCAGCGTGTGCCGCGTGGTACCGCTGTTCCGCGGCGGCCAGTACCAGCTCTACACGTACACGCGTCACATGCCCGTGAAGCTCGTGATGGCGCCCGAGCTTCAGGCCGGCTTCTTCGGCGGCGACTATGACAATTTCGTCTACCCGCGTTACGCGCTCGACTTCGCGTTCTACCGCGCGTACGAGGCGGACGGCGTCACGCCGCTGAAGAGTCCGAACTTCTTCCCGTTCGATCCGACCGGTCCGGATGACGGCGAGGCGATCTTCGTCACGGGGAACCCCGGCTCGACGGCGCGGCTGATCACGGTTGCACAGCTGATGTACGAGCGGTCGTACCGCCATCCGATGATGGTGACGTACTTCAACGCGCATCGCCGGATGCTCGAGGAGCAGCTGCGTACGGCCACGGGCCAGCAGAAGATCACGTTGCGCGAGCGGCTGTTCGGCGTGGAGAACTCGCTGAAGAAGTATCAGGGAGAAGTGGCCGGCCTGATGGACAGCACGCTGGTCGCGCGGAAGATCAAATGGGAGACGGAGTTCAGGGCGGGCGCGCGCACGGCTGCGGGCGCACAGGCGTACGCCGACGTGTGGGACCGCCTGCATGAACTGCAGGTGCGCAAGCTGCAGATGGATCCTGTGCTGATGGCTGCAAACCCTGCATGGCTGGGTTCGCAGTATCTGACGCTGCCCGCAAACATCCTCGCACTTCATCGGCTGTCGGCACTGCCCGAAGACCAGCGGCCGGCGCAGCTGCGCGGCGAGCGACGCGCGCAGTTCGAGCAGAGCCTGCTCGCCGAGGTCGATCAGGAGGCCGCACGGGCCGCGCTCGAGGCTCAGTTCGCTCTGGCCCTCCAGTGGCTGCCGCCGGGACACGCGCTGCGCGATGTCCTTCAGCCCGCAGGCGTCACTCCCGCCGAGGCGGCACAGCGACTCGCGCGCGATTCACGTGTGCTCGATCCCGCATTCCGCAGACAGCTGGTGGCGGGCGACACTGCGATCCTGCGCGCGTCCACCGACCCCGCCATCCGGCTGGTCCTGCTGCTGGACTCGATCCGCGGCGCTCTAACGCCGGAATACCAGGCACTGCTGGGCGAGGAGGCCGTGCAGAACCAGCGCCTCGCGCGTGCGCTGTTCGCCGTCTACGGCACCCGGCTCCCGCCCGACGCCACGTCCACGCTGCGCATCAGCGATGGCGTGGCAAAGGGATACGCATACAACGGCACGCTCGCGCCCTACCGGACCGTGTTCCACGGCATGTATGCACGCGCTGCGGAGTTCGACAACATGGTCCCGTTCGACCTGCCGCCCACGTTCCTCGCCCGGCAGAAGCATGTGAACATGACAGTCCCCATGGACTTCGTGTCCACGAACGACATCACGGGCGGCAACAGCGGCAGCCCGATCATTGATCGCGAGGCGCGCATTGTCGGGCTGGCGTTCGACGGCAACGTCGAACAGCTGCCGAACGAATACGTGTTCAGGACGGAGACCGGCGGCCGGACGGTGGCCGTGCATGCGGGCGGCATACTGGAAGCGCTGCGCAGCATCTATCAGGCGGAGGCACTGCTGAGGGAGCTGCTCGGCTCCTAGCGGAACCGGCCCGTCTCGTCGCAGGCAGTCCGCCCCGGTCTCATCGGCGGAGCGGGCTGCCTGCATTCTTCCCCGCCGTCAGATCTCGCCGCGTCGAGCCGCGCGCGCCATCAGCTCGCCTGCCCTGAACCCGAGTGCGGAGATGGTGCACGTCGGCTGACCGCGGCCGGACGTGACGAAGCTGCTGCCGTCGCACAGGAAAAGGTTCGGCACATCATGAGTGCGATGGTTTCGGTCGATCACGCTCGTGCGCGGGTCGTCGCCCATCCGGCACGTTCCGAGCAAGTGCACGCTGCCCTCCATCTCCTCGATCGGCCGCCCGTGTGTTTCCAGCGCACCGGCAGCTTCCAGCACTTCCTTCGCACGGTCGGCGAGGAACCGTGAGCATGCGAGGTCATCGGGATGGTCGCGATACGTCGTGCGCAGCGCAGGCAGGCCCCAGTCGTCCTTCAGCTCCGGATCCAGCTCGACGCGGTTCGTCGCGAGGGGAATCGACGTGCTGTGCGTCGCGAGCACCATCCACCGCGGGAATACGTGCGCAACGCGCCGCCGGAACTCCGTACCCCATGACGGGCTGCTGAGCGATGCGAGAGTCAGTGCAAACTGGGCCGGCGTCTGGGGTCCGAAACGCGCGTCTATGCCGCCACCACCGTAGAAGCCGCGCCGAGCATCGCTGTCATAGAAGTCCCACAGCACACGCGATGGCTGAACGCTCTTCCATTCGTTGAGTGGCTGCTCGAAAACGGCGCCGACCCTCTCATCACGATTGAACATGAGATGCTTCCCGACTGCGCCGCTGGAGTTCGCGAGGCCATCGGGGAACTGGTTCGACGCGCTCATGAACAACAGGCGCGGTGTCTCCGCGCCGTTCGCGCATACGACCACGGCGCGGGCGCGCTGGAAGACTTCACGGCGTTCCGCGTCAAAGTAGATCACACCGGTCGCGCGGCCGCGTGCATCCGTCTCGATCCTGCGCACGTAACTGTTCGGCCGCACCTCGCAGTTGCCGCTGCGCTCGGCCTCACGGATGACGCTGGCCATGCTGCTCGACTTCGCACCGAACTCGCAGCCAAAGCTCTGACAGAAGCCGCAATGCATGCACTGGCCGCGGCCGCGGTGCGGTCGGGAGATGACGGCCATGGGCGCCGGGAACGGATGATAGCCGAGCGCACGAGCACCACGCTCGAACAGCACACCGCCCGACTTCACGGGCAGCGGCGGCAGTGGATATGGCGCCGAACGCGGCGGATCGAACGGATGTGAGCCTGCGAGCCCCGAGACGCCGAGCATGTACTCGGCTCGTGTGTAGTACGGCTCCAGGTCATCGTAACTGATCGGCCAGTCGTCGAACGCGGTGCCTTCGATGGCGCCGACGGTGCTGCGCTCGATGAAATCGATCGGCCGGAACCGCCAGTAGTTGGCCGTGAAATGGAGCGTCCCGCCACCCACCGCACGACCGTAACCGAGTCGCCTGCCAGGTTGCGCCTCTTCGTGTTCGGCTTTCCGGAATGTCTGCGGCTGAGTCCTGCCGTCGTTCGTCAGACCATTGTTCCAGAGCACCGCGACTTCATCGTGGGTGAAGTCCTTCTCCGTGAGATACGGCCCCTGCTCGAGCACGACGACGCTCATCCCGGCACGCGACAGCTCCCACGCGACCGCTCCGCCCGCCGCGCCGGACCCGACCACGACGAAGTCCACTTCGTCTTGCGGCTCGTACCGTACGGGAGGTGCCGGCGGCGGCGGCGGCGGCACGATGTCCGGCGCCGGCTCCGGCGCTGACGGCTCGGCGTAGCCGCGATCGTAGGCGCCGAACGGCGGCGTGTGAACCGGCGAGTGCTCGAAGCCGATCAGTTTCCAACCGGCCTGGTCGATGTTGCCGCCGCGCTCGGGCAACGTCAGGCACGCGAACAGAGTGTCCGCCCTGAACTGCTCGAGCAGATCCGCGTCAGCGTCGAGGACACTGTCCTGCTGCTCCGGCGTGAGCCCGACGAAGCCGTTCGCCGCAGGAAACAGATCGACTGCCTTCGCGTCCAGCGCCGAGAGCGATTCGACATACCGCTCGCCCTCCTCCGGGTATACCCGCGCGATCAGTCGATCGATGAACTGGGGCGTGCCGACCGCCGCGGCGCCGGGGAAGCCGTCTCCCGGAGGCAGAATGCGGTCAGCCACGGCGCC
Coding sequences:
- a CDS encoding PAS domain-containing protein, producing the protein MSTGMYDTPEAQRYRPTPRRTDALFDGPGEMRELCRALDWSATPLGPVARWPVSLRTIVGSVLGSRNPMFLFWGPELIQIYNDAYRPSLGGGDGSRSRHPQALGMRGREFWTDIWDTIGPQIDQVMATGVATWHEDQYLPIERDGHLDDVWWTYSYGPVHDDDGRINGVLVVCQETTQRILAEQALRRSEARLRAIFDSTYEYIGLVTPDGSVLDCNRASLEFVGNRREDVIGGKLWETPWFAQTPGAAERVRQGVAWAAAGEFVRYEATLERPPRDPVTFDFSLHPVRNADGAVELIVPEGRDISERKRAEEEREHLLGALEVERSRLAEVFRQAPSFLAVMRGPDHVLELANDAYYAMVGHRSIIGLPIAEALPEVRDQGFIDLLDQVLATGEPYIGREVRIRLVRRPGGEPEERFVDFAYQPIREEDGTCSGIIAHGHDVTAQVISRREVERLLAESERARAEAESANRIKSQFLTTMSHELRTPLNAIGGYTELLQIGIDAPMSERQLQFLDRIQQSQRHLLGLINEVLNFAKLETGTICYDIADVPVHGVLSAAKALVEPQARAKDLDLQIGECPGTLVARADAEKMRQIVINLLSNAVKFTDAGGRITVSATGDDREIRVMVSDTGIGIEADQLEAIFGAFVQVRGDLTRPYEGTGLGLAISRDLARGMRGDLTVRSTPGTGSTFTLVLPAAP
- a CDS encoding sodium/solute symporter (Members of the Solute:Sodium Symporter (SSS), TC 2.A.21 as described in tcdb.org, catalyze solute:Na+ symport. Known solutes for members of the family include sugars, amino acids, nucleosides, inositols, vitamins, urea or anions, depending on the system.), coding for MHYADWIVLAIYIATMVGIGFWANRKQTDTEAYFVGNRNIRWWAAGLSIIATSFSAASILGVPGYAYAGDMWYLQYQLGDFLGAAIVIVLFIPFFHRIRGLTTAYEYLEVRFDLKTRLLGSSLFVLTVLLRAGTLLFGAALLFSAVVPTDFIPGLTGVEEAVVFFGIIAIIYTVLGGISAVIWTDVIQFTIMSLGIFASMAVVVLSTPGGWGLAFEQAGAAGKLDIIHTEDILGGQGLLTAIFGYGLLALSLFGTNQQPVQRYMTVKNPREAQKSLMLGIVAGAIGVTLSLLLGVFMFIFYEHFPTLLPADATSDQVVPHFINTQVPPILTGLLVAAVFAAAMSSLDSALNSLSAALTVDFLKRFRPAVSDAGRLTFAKFVVVTAGLLGIVIGIYAARTEESLIDLILTFMGYFAGGLLGLFLLGMLTKRANGTGAFTGAIIGTLVVLMMTENDFPLPHMYEWLGIGPIPFIWSTGLGLLVTLSTGYLFSLAGPRVPPDRLENTTLNWTRA
- a CDS encoding S46 family peptidase, with protein sequence MGKPRVVLQRIAGVLVLTLGACASATQQAPVSIERASTSPPVVTAEAAVNQALTPPQSAVRTAAHIELSGTELGTMWTFENPPLEHWASAYGFRPTQEWLDRVRLSSVKIPGCSASFVSENGLILTNHHCARGCVASNSTPDMDYVTQGFYAASREEEKVCPNAYADVLTGIEDVTARVRAVESPELTNPEIAAATQRVVAEITNECQQDGSVCRVVPLFRGGQYQLYTYTRHMPVKLVMAPELQAGFFGGDYDNFVYPRYALDFAFYRAYEADGVTPLKSPNFFPFDPTGPDDGEAIFVTGNPGSTARLITVAQLMYERSYRHPMMVTYFNAHRRMLEEQLRTATGQQKITLRERLFGVENSLKKYQGEVAGLMDSTLVARKIKWETEFRAGARTAAGAQAYADVWDRLHELQVRKLQMDPVLMAANPAWLGSQYLTLPANILALHRLSALPEDQRPAQLRGERRAQFEQSLLAEVDQEAARAALEAQFALALQWLPPGHALRDVLQPAGVTPAEAAQRLARDSRVLDPAFRRQLVAGDTAILRASTDPAIRLVLLLDSIRGALTPEYQALLGEEAVQNQRLARALFAVYGTRLPPDATSTLRISDGVAKGYAYNGTLAPYRTVFHGMYARAAEFDNMVPFDLPPTFLARQKHVNMTVPMDFVSTNDITGGNSGSPIIDREARIVGLAFDGNVEQLPNEYVFRTETGGRTVAVHAGGILEALRSIYQAEALLRELLGS
- a CDS encoding GMC family oxidoreductase, which gives rise to MRDVFSRRAFLLRTGAAALATVLFGPDAAARDLADGRSGWPAAEPEFLTPAQMRLVGAVADRILPPGDGFPGAAAVGTPQFIDRLIARVYPEEGERYVESLSALDAKAVDLFPAANGFVGLTPEQQDSVLDADADLLEQFRADTLFACLTLPERGGNIDQAGWKLIGFEHSPVHTPPFGAYDRGYAEPSAPEPAPDIVPPPPPPAPPVRYEPQDEVDFVVVGSGAAGGAVAWELSRAGMSVVVLEQGPYLTEKDFTHDEVAVLWNNGLTNDGRTQPQTFRKAEHEEAQPGRRLGYGRAVGGGTLHFTANYWRFRPIDFIERSTVGAIEGTAFDDWPISYDDLEPYYTRAEYMLGVSGLAGSHPFDPPRSAPYPLPPLPVKSGGVLFERGARALGYHPFPAPMAVISRPHRGRGQCMHCGFCQSFGCEFGAKSSSMASVIREAERSGNCEVRPNSYVRRIETDARGRATGVIYFDAERREVFQRARAVVVCANGAETPRLLFMSASNQFPDGLANSSGAVGKHLMFNRDERVGAVFEQPLNEWKSVQPSRVLWDFYDSDARRGFYGGGGIDARFGPQTPAQFALTLASLSSPSWGTEFRRRVAHVFPRWMVLATHSTSIPLATNRVELDPELKDDWGLPALRTTYRDHPDDLACSRFLADRAKEVLEAAGALETHGRPIEEMEGSVHLLGTCRMGDDPRTSVIDRNHRTHDVPNLFLCDGSSFVTSGRGQPTCTISALGFRAGELMARAARRGEI